The following coding sequences lie in one Arachis ipaensis cultivar K30076 chromosome B05, Araip1.1, whole genome shotgun sequence genomic window:
- the LOC107641949 gene encoding probable transcription factor KAN4: MSKRFKIHQENNEGSGGKSSNDNEGEENSFDMNEGAAMSDDEELEEENNNEAKEEEEDNNEEGNSANPCSSSTASREGKRGSGVRQYVRSKMLRLRWTPNLHLSFVHAVQRLGGQESSLSRQLSVQSSFAEAAQLLKPASAAMTVSFGHSWTNSSFSS, encoded by the exons atgtcaAAGAGATTTAAGATTCATCAAGAGAATAATGAAGGAAGTGGCGGCAAGAGTAGTAATGATAATGAGGGTGAGGAAAATTCATTTGACATGAATGAAGGAGCGGCTATGAGTGATGATGAGGAATTGGAAGAAGAGAATAATAATGAagcaaaggaggaggaggaggataacAATGAAGAAGGGAATTCAGCAAACCCATGTAGCAGCAGCACAGCATCAAgagaagggaagagagggagtggtGTGAGACAATATGTGAGATCAAAGATGCTAAGGCTTCGTTGGACTCCTAATCTTCATCTCTCCTTTGTCCATGCTGTTCAGAGGCTTGGAGGTCAAGAAA GTTCCT TATCTAGGCAACTTTCTGTGCAAAGCAGTTTTGCTGAAGCTGCACAACTTCTGAAGCCAGCCTCTGCTGCAATGACAGTAAGTTTTGGACATTCATGGACCAATTCTAGCTTTAGTTCTTGA